A genome region from Cohaesibacter gelatinilyticus includes the following:
- a CDS encoding TRAP transporter large permease codes for MIEYLDLLMFAALMGCILLGFPVSFSIAGVAVVFAYLGWAAGEMNIALLGGLGQRVFGILTNDVLIAIPLFVLMGVVLERSRIAEELLDTMGRLFNQVRGGLGISVVLVGALLAASTGIVGATVIAMGMIALPTMLRTGYNTSLASGIVCTSGTLGQIIPPSTLLIILSDVMSSAYQQAQYEQGKFTIETISVGQIFAGALMPGLTLVGIYILYILIRGFFRPQDMPPAPALETPPSRAEIAAAIAPPIMLIIAVLGAILGGIATPTEAASVGAIGAILLAGIKQGASKKLMLGGIFSLLILAIAAGVAPVRLQRSDVTIADYMLGGAYVTLALVGGWAILRALLLSYKKEVLASALTSTMTVTAMIFATILTASIFSLVFVGLGGDDRVAEILQAMPGGPIGALIFCMILIFILGFFLDFVEITVILLPLIAPVLIIMGHDPVWLAVLIAINLQTSFLTPPFGFSLFYLRGAAPPEVTTMHIYKGVAPFILLQIVAVILIWFIPQIATWLPKLVF; via the coding sequence ATGATTGAATATCTGGACCTCTTGATGTTTGCGGCCTTGATGGGCTGCATTCTGCTCGGCTTTCCTGTGTCCTTTTCCATTGCAGGCGTCGCCGTTGTCTTTGCCTATCTCGGCTGGGCTGCGGGCGAAATGAACATCGCCTTGTTGGGAGGCTTGGGACAACGTGTCTTTGGCATTCTCACCAATGATGTCTTGATCGCTATTCCGCTTTTCGTGCTTATGGGCGTGGTGCTGGAGCGCTCGCGGATTGCTGAAGAGCTGCTCGATACCATGGGCCGCCTGTTTAATCAGGTGCGTGGTGGATTGGGTATTTCCGTTGTTCTGGTTGGTGCCTTGCTCGCTGCCTCCACCGGAATTGTCGGCGCAACAGTGATTGCCATGGGCATGATTGCGCTGCCGACCATGTTACGCACGGGATATAACACCTCCCTTGCTTCCGGTATCGTCTGTACCTCCGGCACCTTGGGGCAGATTATTCCTCCATCCACTTTGCTGATTATTCTCTCAGATGTGATGTCATCGGCCTATCAGCAGGCGCAATATGAGCAGGGTAAATTCACTATCGAGACCATCTCGGTCGGGCAGATCTTTGCCGGAGCCCTGATGCCGGGTCTGACGTTGGTCGGGATTTATATTCTCTATATCCTCATTCGTGGCTTCTTTCGTCCGCAAGACATGCCGCCAGCTCCAGCCTTGGAAACCCCTCCGAGCCGGGCCGAGATTGCCGCCGCCATAGCTCCGCCAATCATGCTGATCATTGCTGTCCTCGGAGCTATCCTTGGCGGTATTGCGACCCCAACAGAAGCAGCTTCTGTTGGTGCTATTGGGGCCATTCTGCTAGCTGGTATCAAGCAAGGGGCAAGCAAAAAGCTGATGCTTGGCGGAATTTTCTCACTGCTGATTTTGGCTATTGCTGCGGGTGTTGCGCCCGTTCGTCTTCAGCGCAGCGATGTGACCATCGCAGACTATATGCTTGGGGGTGCTTATGTCACTCTGGCGCTCGTTGGGGGCTGGGCTATTCTACGTGCCCTGCTGTTATCCTACAAAAAAGAAGTGTTGGCTTCTGCTTTGACGTCGACCATGACGGTCACGGCAATGATCTTTGCCACGATCTTGACGGCTTCGATTTTCTCGCTGGTCTTTGTTGGCTTGGGAGGTGATGATCGTGTGGCCGAAATTCTTCAGGCTATGCCAGGTGGCCCAATTGGCGCGCTGATCTTCTGTATGATCCTGATTTTCATCCTTGGCTTCTTTCTGGATTTTGTCGAGATCACGGTGATCCTGCTGCCACTGATCGCACCGGTTCTGATCATCATGGGACATGACCCGGTCTGGTTAGCGGTATTGATTGCAATCAATCTGCAAACAAGCTTCCTGACACCACCCTTTGGCTTTTCGCTCTTTTACTTGCGAGGTGCGGCGCCACCGGAAGTTACCACCATGCATATCTATAAAGGCGTGGCACCCTTCATCCTGCTGCAAATTGTGGCCGTGATCCTGATCTGGTTCATCCCCCAAATCGCCACCTGGTTACCTAAATTAGTGTTTTAA
- a CDS encoding TRAP transporter small permease subunit, with the protein MEKFASYLDQINRSVGMTARWFALAMVLLQFGVVLLRYVFGFSSIALNESVLYLHSALFMLGAGYTLLIDDHVRVDIFYSGLGRPGKARIDAFGHSLLLLPSMAALLYWSWPSVRNSWAIWEGPLSVGGIPALWLMKSLIPAFCILLIIQSLACLLRQLITLKVSDNHSEEGPAV; encoded by the coding sequence ATGGAAAAATTTGCCTCATATCTCGACCAGATAAATCGCAGCGTCGGAATGACCGCGCGCTGGTTTGCGCTTGCCATGGTCCTGCTGCAATTTGGTGTGGTGCTGCTGCGCTATGTTTTTGGTTTTTCGTCCATCGCGCTGAATGAAAGTGTCTTGTATCTGCATTCAGCTCTCTTCATGCTCGGCGCTGGTTATACCCTTCTGATCGATGATCACGTGCGGGTGGATATCTTCTATTCCGGTCTTGGCCGTCCCGGAAAGGCGCGAATTGACGCTTTTGGCCATAGTCTGCTGTTGTTGCCTTCCATGGCGGCGTTGCTTTACTGGTCCTGGCCGTCGGTCCGCAACAGCTGGGCCATATGGGAGGGACCACTCTCCGTGGGTGGCATACCGGCTCTCTGGTTGATGAAAAGTCTGATCCCGGCCTTTTGTATCCTTCTCATCATTCAATCTCTGGCCTGCCTTTTGCGCCAGCTCATCACGTTAAAAGTATCTGACAATCATTCGGAAGAAGGCCCGGCAGTATGA
- a CDS encoding TRAP transporter substrate-binding protein has translation MDRRSFLKAGLAGSAATGAALATPALASGKIKWNMVTAWPKNLPGPGVAAQMLADRIGILSGGRIEVKLHAAGELVPGRGVFDAVGEGTAELYHAVPAYWGSKSKGILLFGSQPFGLLADEQFGWMAHGGGQALYDEMYARFDLKPFLCGNSGPQMGGWFREEIKSADDLKGLKFRTTGLASEMCSKMGMAVQAMGGRDMFQALQSGALDAGEFIGPWTDSALGFYQVAKNYYWPGVGEPSSAEECGVNAKVYNDLPDDLKNAVSMACESLYNPVWTEYTTKHALALQKLVAEQGVQLREMPEDVIMAMGKAAGEVIAELREDEDELVKRITESFVAYRDSVGAYKSKADNGQMNARAKVLGL, from the coding sequence ATGGATAGACGTTCATTTCTAAAAGCCGGTCTTGCAGGTAGTGCAGCCACAGGCGCAGCTTTGGCGACACCTGCCTTGGCCAGCGGCAAAATCAAATGGAATATGGTCACTGCCTGGCCAAAGAACCTTCCTGGCCCCGGTGTTGCTGCGCAGATGCTGGCAGACCGTATTGGCATTCTCTCAGGTGGCCGCATTGAGGTGAAGCTTCATGCCGCAGGTGAGCTGGTTCCAGGCCGTGGTGTATTCGACGCCGTCGGTGAAGGCACCGCTGAGCTTTATCACGCAGTGCCTGCTTATTGGGGTTCCAAATCCAAAGGTATTTTGCTGTTCGGTTCCCAGCCATTTGGACTTTTGGCGGATGAGCAATTTGGTTGGATGGCCCATGGTGGCGGTCAGGCACTCTATGACGAAATGTATGCGCGCTTTGACCTGAAACCTTTCCTTTGTGGTAACTCTGGTCCACAAATGGGTGGTTGGTTCCGTGAAGAAATCAAAAGCGCTGATGATCTCAAAGGTTTGAAATTCCGTACAACAGGCCTTGCATCTGAGATGTGCTCAAAAATGGGTATGGCAGTTCAGGCCATGGGTGGCCGCGATATGTTCCAGGCTTTGCAGTCTGGTGCGCTGGATGCGGGTGAATTCATTGGTCCATGGACTGACAGTGCTCTTGGCTTTTATCAGGTTGCGAAAAACTATTATTGGCCAGGTGTTGGCGAGCCATCTTCTGCTGAAGAATGTGGTGTGAATGCCAAGGTCTATAATGACCTGCCGGATGATCTGAAAAATGCCGTCTCCATGGCATGTGAGAGCCTTTATAACCCGGTCTGGACCGAGTATACCACCAAGCATGCTCTGGCACTGCAAAAACTGGTTGCCGAGCAAGGTGTTCAGCTGCGCGAGATGCCAGAAGATGTGATCATGGCCATGGGCAAAGCTGCAGGTGAAGTGATTGCGGAGTTGCGCGAAGACGAAGATGAGTTGGTCAAGCGCATCACCGAGAGCTTTGTTGCTTACCGTGATAGCGTTGGCGCATACAAGTCCAAGGCTGACAATGGTCAGATGAACGCACGTGCCAAGGTTCTTGGTCTTTAA
- the hutH gene encoding histidine ammonia-lyase codes for MSQSNSPFAKSLELTPGAVTLEQLADIYWSECSVTLSRDCKPAVERAAGKLHDAAMGNDAVYGVNTGFGKLASLKIPPEDTATLQRNLIISHCCGVGEPISRRMARLVMVLKLLSLGRGASGVRWELIEQIEAMLAKGVTPVIPSQGSVGASGDLAPLAHMTATVIGEGQAEIGGEVLSSRDALAKAGLEPIALGPKEGLAFINGTQFSTAFALAGLFKAWRSASAALVTSALSTDAIMGSTAPLQPEIHSLRGHKGQIEAANVMREILAGSDIRESHREGDTRVQDPYCIRCQPQVTGAAMDVLRQAAATLEIEANAATDNPLVLTEADRIVSGGNFHAEPVGFAADMIALAVSEIGAIAQRRIALMVDPALSFDLPPFLTPKPGLNSGYMIAEVTTAALMSENKHLANPCVTDSTPTSANQEDHVSMAAHGAFRLGKMVDNLNHILGVELLCSAQGVEFRAPLATSPALKKVIAHLRLSVPSLEDDRYLAPELEVAARLIANDAVSGSSEIQMPIL; via the coding sequence ATGAGCCAGTCTAACTCTCCTTTTGCCAAAAGCCTTGAGCTCACGCCCGGCGCAGTAACGCTGGAGCAATTGGCCGATATCTATTGGTCTGAATGCTCTGTCACGTTGTCACGTGATTGTAAGCCTGCAGTTGAGCGTGCGGCTGGCAAGCTCCATGATGCGGCGATGGGTAATGATGCTGTCTATGGCGTCAATACTGGCTTTGGCAAACTGGCCAGCCTGAAAATTCCACCAGAAGACACTGCCACTTTGCAGCGTAATCTGATTATTTCTCATTGTTGCGGTGTTGGTGAGCCGATCAGCCGCCGTATGGCGCGACTTGTGATGGTGCTAAAGCTTCTATCCCTGGGGCGTGGAGCTTCCGGTGTGCGATGGGAGTTGATTGAACAGATCGAAGCCATGCTGGCCAAGGGCGTGACACCGGTGATCCCGTCGCAAGGCTCTGTTGGCGCGTCCGGCGATTTGGCGCCGTTGGCTCATATGACGGCGACTGTCATTGGAGAAGGGCAGGCCGAGATCGGTGGCGAAGTGCTCTCGAGCCGTGATGCGCTGGCCAAAGCTGGATTGGAACCTATCGCTCTTGGCCCCAAGGAAGGTCTGGCTTTCATCAATGGCACGCAATTCTCGACTGCCTTTGCGCTGGCTGGTCTGTTCAAGGCTTGGCGGTCCGCCAGCGCAGCTCTTGTGACATCGGCCCTTTCGACCGACGCCATCATGGGCTCAACCGCGCCCTTGCAGCCCGAAATTCACTCGCTTCGTGGCCACAAGGGGCAGATTGAAGCCGCCAATGTGATGCGTGAGATCTTGGCTGGATCTGATATTCGCGAAAGTCATCGTGAAGGTGATACGCGCGTGCAGGATCCCTACTGTATCCGCTGTCAGCCTCAAGTAACCGGTGCTGCGATGGATGTGCTTCGCCAGGCAGCTGCTACGTTGGAGATTGAGGCCAATGCCGCGACAGACAATCCTCTGGTATTGACCGAGGCTGATCGCATTGTTTCTGGTGGCAATTTCCATGCAGAGCCGGTTGGCTTTGCTGCTGACATGATTGCGTTGGCGGTTTCTGAAATCGGTGCCATTGCCCAGCGGCGGATTGCACTGATGGTGGATCCGGCTTTGTCTTTCGATCTTCCACCTTTCTTGACGCCAAAACCGGGGTTGAATTCAGGTTATATGATTGCCGAAGTCACAACGGCCGCCTTGATGAGTGAGAACAAGCATCTTGCCAATCCATGTGTGACCGATAGCACCCCAACCAGTGCCAATCAGGAAGATCATGTTTCCATGGCTGCCCATGGAGCCTTCCGTCTAGGCAAGATGGTGGACAATCTCAATCACATTCTGGGTGTTGAGCTGCTTTGTTCTGCGCAAGGCGTTGAATTCCGGGCTCCTTTGGCAACCAGTCCTGCCCTTAAAAAGGTGATTGCGCATCTGCGTCTCTCAGTGCCGAGTTTGGAAGATGATCGCTATCTGGCACCTGAGTTGGAGGTTGCGGCCAGACTGATTGCCAACGACGCAGTTTCCGGTTCTAGCGAAATTCAAATGCCAATTCTGTAG
- the hutU gene encoding urocanate hydratase: protein MSDNLDRKNSRDIYPPTGTELNAKSWLTEAPLRMLMNNLHPDVAENPHELVVYGGIGRAARTWKDFDCMAATLKELEADETMVVQSGRPVAVVKTHKDAPRVLIANSNIVPHWANWDHFNELDKKGLMMYGQMTAGSWIYIGSQGIVQGTYETFAEAGRQHFDGDLKGKWILTGGLGGMGGAQPLAAVMAGACCLAVECNEASIDFRLRTKYVDEKADNLDEALEMIDRWTKAGEAKSVGLLGNAADIFPELVKRGVRPDIVTDQTSAHDPINGYLPQGWTMGEWIAKRESAPKDVEKAARASMKVHVQAMVDFWNAGVPTLDYGNNIRQMALEEGLEDAFAFPGFVPAYIRPLFCKGVGPFRWAALSGDPEDIYKTDQKVKEILPDNKHLHNWLDMARERISFQGLPARICWVGLGDRHRLGLAFNEMVKNGELKAPIVIGRDHLDSGSVASPNRETESMKDGSDAVSDWPLLNALVNTASGATWVSLHHGGGVGMGFSQHAGVVICADGTDDAAARLERVLWNDPASGVWRHADAGYQEAIDCAREKGLRLPTILGN, encoded by the coding sequence ATGTCTGATAATCTCGATCGTAAAAACAGCCGTGATATTTATCCGCCGACCGGCACAGAGCTAAATGCCAAAAGTTGGCTCACCGAAGCGCCTCTGCGCATGTTGATGAACAATCTGCATCCTGATGTGGCTGAAAATCCCCATGAATTGGTGGTTTATGGCGGCATTGGCCGTGCGGCCCGCACATGGAAAGATTTTGACTGCATGGCGGCAACGCTGAAGGAACTGGAAGCTGATGAGACCATGGTGGTTCAGTCTGGTCGTCCTGTGGCTGTTGTCAAAACCCACAAGGATGCACCGCGGGTTCTGATTGCCAACTCCAATATCGTTCCCCATTGGGCCAATTGGGATCACTTCAATGAGCTCGATAAGAAGGGCTTGATGATGTATGGCCAGATGACCGCTGGTTCCTGGATCTATATCGGTTCTCAAGGCATTGTGCAGGGAACCTATGAAACCTTTGCCGAGGCGGGTCGTCAGCATTTTGATGGCGATCTGAAAGGCAAATGGATTCTGACTGGTGGTCTCGGTGGCATGGGTGGAGCACAGCCTTTGGCCGCCGTGATGGCTGGAGCTTGCTGTTTGGCCGTTGAATGCAATGAAGCTTCCATCGATTTTCGTCTTCGCACAAAATATGTCGATGAAAAAGCTGACAACCTTGATGAAGCACTGGAAATGATTGATCGCTGGACCAAGGCAGGCGAAGCCAAGTCCGTGGGTCTTCTGGGCAATGCAGCGGATATCTTCCCGGAACTTGTCAAGCGTGGTGTCCGTCCGGATATCGTCACCGACCAGACCTCAGCTCATGATCCAATCAATGGCTATCTGCCGCAGGGATGGACCATGGGTGAGTGGATCGCCAAACGTGAAAGTGCGCCGAAGGACGTTGAAAAAGCTGCCCGTGCCTCGATGAAAGTGCATGTTCAGGCAATGGTTGATTTCTGGAATGCTGGTGTTCCAACGCTTGATTATGGCAACAACATTCGTCAGATGGCGTTGGAAGAAGGGCTGGAAGATGCATTTGCTTTCCCAGGTTTCGTCCCAGCCTATATCCGTCCACTCTTCTGCAAGGGTGTCGGGCCATTCCGCTGGGCAGCTTTGTCCGGTGATCCGGAAGATATTTACAAGACCGATCAGAAGGTCAAGGAAATCCTGCCAGATAACAAGCATCTGCATAATTGGCTGGACATGGCGCGAGAGCGTATTTCCTTCCAAGGCCTGCCTGCCCGTATTTGCTGGGTTGGCCTTGGTGATCGTCATCGCCTTGGCCTGGCCTTCAACGAGATGGTCAAGAATGGTGAACTGAAGGCACCAATCGTGATTGGTCGTGACCATCTGGATTCAGGCTCGGTTGCTTCGCCAAACCGGGAAACGGAATCCATGAAGGATGGATCAGACGCGGTCTCCGACTGGCCATTGCTGAATGCCTTGGTCAATACCGCTTCTGGGGCAACTTGGGTGTCGCTTCATCACGGTGGTGGCGTTGGCATGGGGTTCTCGCAACATGCAGGTGTGGTCATTTGTGCAGATGGCACCGACGATGCCGCTGCTCGCCTTGAGCGAGTGCTATGGAATGATCCTGCCTCTGGCGTGTGGCGTCACGCTGATGCTGGCTATCAGGAAGCGATTGACTGTGCTCGCGAGAAGGGACTTCGCTTGCCAACGATCTTGGGGAATTAA
- the hutI gene encoding imidazolonepropionase: protein MGETARILRNGAIATMQQGEDAYGLIDKGALVIEGNRIAWVGAEADLPDVYADLYAEDLQGRLVTPALIDCHTHIVHGGDRAREFEMRLNGASYEEIARAGGGIISTVRATREASEEQLLADALPRVDTLIGEGVTLLEIKSGYGLDMETELRMLRVARRIADERPVEVRTSFLGAHAVPAEYKDRADAYIDKVCIPALRQAHAEGLVDAVDGFCEGIAFDVAQMERVFIEAKSLGLPVKLHAEQLSNLGGTKLAADYGALSSDHIEYLDEDGVKAMAGAGAVAVLLPGAFYCLRETQVPPIALLREHEVPMALATDINPGSSPINSLLLTMNMGCTLFRMTPEEALAGTSRNAAKALGLNDRGILSADMRADLAIWDVKHPAELSYRIGFNPLHSRIFGGRS from the coding sequence ATGGGAGAGACAGCACGCATTTTGCGCAATGGGGCGATAGCTACCATGCAGCAGGGCGAAGATGCCTACGGTCTGATTGACAAGGGCGCTTTGGTGATTGAAGGCAATAGGATTGCCTGGGTAGGGGCAGAAGCTGATTTGCCGGATGTGTATGCAGATCTTTATGCCGAGGATCTGCAAGGCCGCTTGGTCACACCTGCATTGATCGATTGCCATACTCACATTGTGCATGGTGGGGATCGTGCGCGCGAGTTCGAAATGCGCCTGAATGGTGCAAGCTATGAAGAGATTGCCAGAGCAGGTGGTGGCATTATTTCCACTGTGAGGGCAACGCGAGAGGCAAGCGAAGAGCAGTTGCTAGCCGATGCTCTGCCCCGCGTTGATACCCTGATTGGTGAAGGTGTCACTCTGCTGGAGATCAAATCCGGTTATGGGCTGGATATGGAAACCGAGCTGCGTATGTTGCGTGTTGCTCGCCGGATAGCTGATGAACGTCCTGTCGAAGTCCGGACCTCATTCCTTGGCGCTCATGCCGTTCCTGCAGAATATAAAGATCGAGCTGACGCCTATATAGATAAGGTCTGCATCCCCGCTCTGCGTCAGGCGCATGCTGAGGGGCTGGTTGATGCGGTAGATGGCTTTTGTGAGGGCATTGCTTTTGATGTTGCGCAGATGGAGCGGGTCTTTATCGAGGCCAAGTCTTTAGGTCTTCCCGTCAAACTCCATGCCGAGCAATTGTCCAATCTCGGTGGCACAAAATTGGCTGCTGACTATGGTGCTCTCTCCTCTGATCATATCGAATATCTCGATGAAGATGGTGTAAAAGCCATGGCCGGTGCCGGTGCCGTCGCTGTGTTGTTGCCTGGCGCTTTCTATTGCCTGCGCGAGACACAGGTTCCGCCGATTGCGCTATTGCGCGAGCATGAAGTTCCGATGGCGCTGGCAACGGATATCAATCCTGGTTCCTCTCCGATCAACAGCCTGCTTCTGACCATGAATATGGGCTGCACGCTCTTTCGTATGACGCCAGAAGAAGCTTTGGCTGGCACCAGCCGCAATGCGGCCAAGGCATTGGGGCTGAATGATCGTGGTATCTTGAGCGCAGATATGCGGGCGGATCTCGCTATCTGGGATGTGAAACACCCTGCCGAGCTTTCCTATCGCATTGGTTTCAATCCGCTACATAGCCGTATCTTTGGAGGGCGCTCATGA
- a CDS encoding mannose-1-phosphate guanylyltransferase/mannose-6-phosphate isomerase yields the protein MTVENKIIPILLCGGSGTRLWPLSRKSYPKQFARLMGQETMFQSSAQRLSGEQFGKPVILTSSDFRFIVTEQLSEIGIDPSAILIEPESRNTAPAILAAALWLQKDDPEALMLIAPSDHIVPDVAAFHKAISVSIEAANAGHLVTFGITPTYPETGYGYLELSEKIDSEYSRTIPLSRFIEKPDRQSADKMLASGNFLWNAGIFLFKVKTIIEAFRTSCPQLLTPVEQSIQNGKPDLGFLRLDPAAWAEAEDISIDYAVMEKADKLSVVPFSSGWSDLGGWDAVWRESEQDENRVALSGNTTAIDCKDTLLRSENEGLTLVGIGLENLIAVAMPDAVLIANKDKAQDVKTAVKTLKQKTIRQAETFPVDHRPWGWFETLVLADRFQVKRIVVKPGGSLSLQSHFHRSEHWIVVEGTAKVTIGQNEQLVSENQSVYIPLGEIHRLENPGKIPMVLIEIQTGTYLGEDDITRYKDVYERK from the coding sequence ATGACGGTTGAAAACAAGATTATACCCATCCTTTTGTGTGGTGGATCCGGAACACGCCTCTGGCCACTTTCCCGCAAGAGCTATCCAAAACAATTTGCGAGGCTTATGGGTCAGGAAACGATGTTTCAATCCTCTGCTCAACGCTTATCAGGCGAGCAGTTTGGCAAGCCGGTAATCCTGACAAGTTCCGATTTCAGATTTATAGTGACGGAACAATTATCCGAAATCGGGATTGATCCATCTGCCATCCTGATTGAACCAGAGAGCCGCAACACGGCACCAGCCATTCTGGCGGCTGCCCTCTGGTTGCAAAAAGATGATCCTGAAGCACTGATGCTGATTGCACCAAGCGATCATATCGTTCCAGATGTAGCTGCATTTCACAAAGCCATCTCAGTGAGTATTGAAGCTGCAAATGCCGGACATCTGGTTACGTTCGGCATTACACCCACTTATCCGGAAACCGGATATGGATATCTGGAATTGTCAGAAAAAATTGACAGTGAATACAGCCGTACAATTCCCTTATCAAGATTCATTGAAAAGCCCGATCGACAATCGGCAGACAAGATGCTGGCATCTGGCAATTTTCTCTGGAATGCTGGCATATTCCTGTTCAAGGTGAAAACAATCATCGAGGCATTCCGCACGTCTTGCCCGCAGCTTCTGACCCCTGTAGAGCAATCCATCCAGAACGGAAAACCAGACCTTGGCTTTCTGCGGCTTGATCCGGCAGCCTGGGCGGAAGCTGAAGATATTTCAATTGATTATGCCGTAATGGAAAAAGCAGATAAATTATCTGTTGTTCCTTTCTCTTCTGGCTGGTCCGACCTTGGTGGTTGGGATGCGGTCTGGCGAGAAAGTGAACAAGATGAAAACCGTGTAGCATTGTCTGGAAATACAACGGCCATTGACTGCAAAGATACATTGCTTCGATCGGAAAACGAGGGATTGACCCTAGTGGGGATAGGTCTCGAAAATCTAATAGCTGTTGCTATGCCTGACGCAGTTCTGATTGCGAATAAGGACAAAGCGCAAGATGTTAAAACAGCAGTTAAGACCCTGAAACAGAAAACCATTCGACAAGCAGAAACTTTTCCGGTCGACCATCGTCCTTGGGGCTGGTTTGAGACACTCGTGTTAGCTGATCGATTTCAGGTCAAACGCATCGTGGTAAAACCCGGTGGCTCATTGAGTTTGCAAAGCCATTTTCACCGCTCAGAACACTGGATTGTGGTCGAAGGAACAGCCAAAGTCACGATCGGCCAAAATGAGCAATTGGTGAGTGAAAATCAGTCTGTCTATATTCCGTTGGGCGAAATTCACCGGCTCGAAAATCCAGGGAAAATACCGATGGTCTTGATAGAGATCCAGACCGGCACCTATCTTGGAGAAGACGATATTACTCGTTACAAGGACGTTTATGAAAGAAAATGA
- the hutG gene encoding N-formylglutamate deformylase encodes MTVFDVIEGHSPIILGQPHGGTYVPDDLLARMNDVGNVLEDTDWHITKLYDGLLDGTTVVKSNIHRYVIDCNRDPAGVSLYPGQNTTTLCPTTSFDGVNIWLDGQAPSEDEILERRALYHVPYHKALEEQISRVKAKHGYAILYDCHSIRSNIPFLFEGELPIFSIGTNLGATCDARIEAIVKKVCFSDDAKASGFDAVLNGRFKGGWTTRHYGQPDQGVHAIQMELAQRAYMLEQAPWSYLPDVANKVRQPLSQILNQINDLARSDALQPDA; translated from the coding sequence ATGACAGTCTTTGATGTGATTGAAGGGCATAGCCCCATCATCCTTGGCCAGCCTCATGGTGGCACGTATGTGCCAGATGACTTGCTTGCCCGCATGAATGATGTCGGCAATGTATTGGAAGATACGGATTGGCATATCACTAAGCTTTATGACGGCTTGCTGGATGGCACAACGGTCGTGAAATCCAACATCCACCGCTATGTGATTGATTGCAATCGTGATCCGGCAGGTGTTTCGCTCTATCCGGGTCAAAATACGACCACTCTGTGTCCGACTACCAGTTTTGATGGTGTTAATATCTGGCTTGATGGTCAGGCGCCAAGTGAAGATGAAATATTGGAGCGTCGCGCTCTGTATCATGTGCCTTATCATAAGGCGCTTGAGGAGCAGATCAGCCGCGTCAAAGCCAAACATGGCTATGCCATACTCTATGATTGCCATTCTATTCGTTCAAATATTCCATTTCTGTTTGAAGGCGAGTTACCGATCTTTTCCATTGGCACAAATCTGGGTGCAACTTGTGATGCGCGGATTGAGGCCATCGTCAAGAAAGTCTGCTTCTCTGATGACGCTAAAGCCAGCGGTTTTGACGCTGTGCTGAATGGTCGCTTCAAAGGGGGATGGACGACACGTCACTATGGCCAGCCCGATCAAGGTGTTCACGCCATTCAGATGGAGCTGGCACAGCGCGCTTACATGCTGGAACAGGCCCCATGGTCGTACCTGCCGGATGTTGCCAACAAGGTTCGGCAACCGCTTTCTCAAATTCTCAACCAGATCAATGATCTCGCTCGCTCGGACGCATTGCAGCCAGACGCTTGA